In a genomic window of Spodoptera frugiperda isolate SF20-4 chromosome 18, AGI-APGP_CSIRO_Sfru_2.0, whole genome shotgun sequence:
- the LOC118277801 gene encoding putative uncharacterized protein DDB_G0291608 isoform X2 — MKVDTSYKFYVIQFLQSPFKNVDDYVCVPSTWLEDRGSKGIYAAYPSERLPTTRNIVKSRQDYDKEWKFYLCIPKYGTNCPWDAENIIRVESSKKLNSISPQVPSKQSGSEENKPKTKPKMNTRDELTQSLKRKVSIDSRNRKTARIETTSDVPEPTGNLLTSENKSAFCKDLAGMRSRLPELLITKSQVFDLTGNEEETPSNTSHVEQMLSHHSETGTSSKANHRRKSAPETVDSTITSSLNSSLQVLKETRDSVNNRRNSTSTRPSSQPGQLPTNTTKNPPTTSSMKKLTDKVIEESILSKTEVNRPLQNNLPAKTKERRSSVRKSTELNTLNNTRLLQELIMSGGLKDVDNASLQNCLKYVQEIAQETLVAPSSTQTGLVVPQAMQAAQATPSVTQAMQVAPQAAQAKQDMQTTLQAITQVANKQAQKINNSPGIPYPITANAPILYQDPHERQITTEISTVSKIIDSNYSQTRAHNASNVQNVSNLQYFPNNNQIFGMSQQRQAEQQIAANGNYTNQFSSSSSIVSGRVSDGSYTTCRPSRPKNSVPLNAQMPNSQQHYAAFGPNMPQISKTTGPKNQMPSNTKRPILPHKMPPTCNWIHTVSKIPNPNYPECHRNIPNHPHSYNDRNPEYNYSHSEAQLLQDLLQKIGTGHKHPSLGVPMSVNTQNHLLAYPPNAANQLRQLQSAHVNNAVMPQAYTNHPNQVPQVQVQENITVRPRSNDTTQQVPQRHDMPHDIATAVQQISNSASNSNDNTNSADILNNSNPIATNENMKEKTDETRMIIENEGEKALSVDETSNTNMTKTPCHPVEKLPACNEITDEECHRSSSADTVKIDQIPNDSEDVLTELTNKINYVLSPTFRAQIEINLIKDFGKILQIMSNNFDEILEVLNRDQKMIMEKKEMLDKALTSIASYLELQNENPANVLRTKHSASQNVIKKKKNKKRRIKDADDDVDECNYSSDDSDSHDSDRSDGSDGNDNNNEGDTDSNNEDLDGKKGSLCNDNKHSEGKTSKTKDDKKITDGDGNSISKSDSNNRNEDTKRRGKKHPFVLPREYSPTNPRWTLIYQSAAQGTIELLPKTRIYVNASKLANYKRISSSYKEFASMVLTLIFSRSALSVCSWTGARANAFAVDKNDVRPGLDENARQVMLNYVERVGRKKNWGKYDEQSIVNSLRAKIQSVRKLNNKKLINKE; from the coding sequence AAGAAAACAAACCCAAGACCAAACCAAAGATGAACACTCGAGATGAATTAACACAGTCCCTCAAACGCAAAGTATCAATAGAtagtagaaatagaaaaactgcTAGAATTGAAACAACTTCAGATGTACCTGAACCTACAGGTAATCTTTTAACGTCAGAAAACAAATCAGCATTTTGTAAGGATTTAGCTGGTATGAGGTCCAGATTACCAGAACTACTTATTACAAAGTCTCAAGTATTTGACCTAACTGGAAACGAAGAAGAAACCCCCTCTAATACTTCTCACGTCGAGCAAATGCTTTCACACCACTCAGAAACAGGAACTTCAAGTAAAGCAAATCATCGTAGAAAAAGTGCTCCAGAAACAGTTGATAGTACTATTACTTCGAGTTTAAATTCTTCATTGCAAGTCCTAAAAGAAACTCGTGATTCTGTAAATAATAGAAGAAATAGTACGTCCACTAGGCCTTCCAGCCAACCTGGTCAGCTTCCAACGAATACAACCAAAAATCCTCCTACCACAAGCTCTATGAAAAAACTGACTGATAAAGTAATTGAAGAAAGCATTTTAAGCAAAACTGAGGTCAATCGTccgttacaaaataatttaccagCTAAGACTAAAGAACGAAGAAGTTCGGTGAGAAAGTCTActgaattaaatacattaaataacacACGTCTTTTACAAGAGTTGATTATGAGTGGCGGCCTAAAAGATGTCGATAATGCATCTTTGCAAAATTGTTTAAAGTATGTACAGGAAATCGCACAAGAGACGCTCGTTGCTCCGTCAAGTACGCAAACAGGGCTAGTTGTTCCACAAGCTATGCAAGCTGCACAAGCTACTCCATCGGTAACGCAAGCTATGCAAGTTGCTCCACAAGCTGCACAAGCTAAACAAGATATGCAAACTACTCTTCAAGCTATTACACAAGTAGCTAATAAACAAGcacaaaaaattaataattctcCCGGAATTCCATACCCAATAACAGCAAATGCGCCCATTTTGTACCAAGATCCGCATGAACGACAAATAACAACTGAAATATCTACTGTATCCAAGATTATAGATTCAAATTATTCACAAACCAGGGCGCACAATGCATCTAATGTCCAAAATGTATCAAACCTCCAATATTTTCCTAACAATAATCAGATTTTTGGAATGTCTCAACAAAGACAAGCTGAGCAACAAATAGCAGCGAACGGAAATTATACTAATCAATTCAGCTCTTCTAGTAGTATAGTTAGTGGGAGGGTATCGGATGGATCCTATACAACATGTCGTCCGTCGAGACCAAAAAACAGTGTGCCATTGAACGCCCAAATGCCTAATTCACAGCAACATTATGCTGCTTTTGGGCCCAATATGCCTCAGATATCCAAAACGACTGGTCCTAAAAACCAAATGCCATCTAACACTAAAAGGCCTATTTTACCGCACAAAATGCCGCCGACATGCAACTGGATTCATACTGTGTCAAAAATACCGAATCCGAATTACCCGGAATGTCATAGAAATATTCCGAATCACCCGCACTCATATAACGATCGCAATCCAGAATATAATTACTCGCATTCTGAAGCGCAACTACTACAGGATTTGTTGCAAAAAATCGGAACAGGACACAAGCATCCGAGCTTAGGAGTTCCCATGTCAGTTAATACACAAAATCATCTGCTTGCGTATCCTCCAAATGCGGCTAATCAGTTAAGACAGTTGCAAAGTGCTCATGTAAACAACGCAGTAATGCCACAGGCTTATACAAACCATCCTAATCAAGTCCCACAAGTACAAGTACAAGAAAATATTACTGTGAGGCCTAGAAGCAATGATACTACACAACAGGTCCCTCAGAGACATGACATGCCGCACGATATTGCAACTGCAGTACAACAAATTTCCAACTCCGCAAGTAATTCTAACGATAATACTAATTCAgcagatattttaaataatagtaacCCAATCGCAACTAACGAAAATATGAAAGAGAAAACTGATGAAACAAGAATGATTATAGAGAATGAAGGAGAAAAAGCATTATCTGTAGACGAAACTTCTAATACTAATATGACGAAGACACCCTGCCATCCTGTTGAAAAACTACCAGCATGCAATGAAATCACAGATGAAGAGTGTCATAGAAGCAGTAGCGCAGATACAGTAAAAATAGATCAAATTCCTAATGATTCTGAAGATGTATTAACTgaactaacaaacaaaattaactatGTATTATCACCAACATTCCGGGCACAAATcgagattaatttaataaaagattttggTAAAATTTTACAGATAATGTCTAATAATTTCGACGAAATTCTTGAAGTACTAAATCGTGACCAAAAAATGATAATGGAGAAAAAGGAAATGCTTGACAAAGCTTTAACATCAATCGCTTCTTATTTAGAATTGCAAAACGAAAATCCCGCAAATGTATTAAGAACGAAACATTCGGCATCGCAAAATGTAATtaagaaaaagaagaataaaaaacGACGAATAAaagatgctgatgatgatgtcgACGAATGTAATTATAGTTCTGATGACAGCGATAGTCATGATAGTGATCGCAGTGATGGTTCTGATGGAAATGATAACAACAATGAAGGTGATACTGATTCTAACAATGAGGATTTAGATGGCAAAAAAGGTTCTCTCTGTAATGATAACAAACACTCTGAAGGTAAGACTAGTAAAACGAAAGATGACAAGAAGATTACTGACGGTGATGGTAATAGTATTTCCAAATCCGATTCTAACAATCGTAATGAAGACACAAAGAGGCGAGGCAAGAAGCATCCATTTGTGTTACCACGAGAATATTCGCCGACAAATCCGAGATGGACGTTGATATACCAAAGCGCCGCTCAGGGTACTATAGAACTTTTGCCAAAAACTCGTATTTACGTAAATGCTTCCAAATTGGCGAACTATAAAAGGATTTCGAGTAGTTATAAGGAATTTGCAAGTATGGTGCTGACGTTGATTTTCAGTCGAAGTGCTTTGAGTGTGTGTTCATGGACCGGGGCAAGAGCTAATGCTTTTGCAGTGGACAAAAATGATGTAAGGCCAGGTTTGGATGAGAATGCAAGACAGGTGATGTTGAATTACGTCGAAAGGGTAGGACGCAAAAAGAATTGGGGGAAGTACGACGAACAAAGTATTGTTAACTCTCTTCGCGCAAAGATTCAGTCTGTaaggaaattaaataataaaaagctcATAAACAAAGAGTAA
- the LOC118277801 gene encoding putative uncharacterized protein DDB_G0291608 isoform X1, producing the protein MPIGGHFVTMKVDTSYKFYVIQFLQSPFKNVDDYVCVPSTWLEDRGSKGIYAAYPSERLPTTRNIVKSRQDYDKEWKFYLCIPKYGTNCPWDAENIIRVESSKKLNSISPQVPSKQSGSEENKPKTKPKMNTRDELTQSLKRKVSIDSRNRKTARIETTSDVPEPTGNLLTSENKSAFCKDLAGMRSRLPELLITKSQVFDLTGNEEETPSNTSHVEQMLSHHSETGTSSKANHRRKSAPETVDSTITSSLNSSLQVLKETRDSVNNRRNSTSTRPSSQPGQLPTNTTKNPPTTSSMKKLTDKVIEESILSKTEVNRPLQNNLPAKTKERRSSVRKSTELNTLNNTRLLQELIMSGGLKDVDNASLQNCLKYVQEIAQETLVAPSSTQTGLVVPQAMQAAQATPSVTQAMQVAPQAAQAKQDMQTTLQAITQVANKQAQKINNSPGIPYPITANAPILYQDPHERQITTEISTVSKIIDSNYSQTRAHNASNVQNVSNLQYFPNNNQIFGMSQQRQAEQQIAANGNYTNQFSSSSSIVSGRVSDGSYTTCRPSRPKNSVPLNAQMPNSQQHYAAFGPNMPQISKTTGPKNQMPSNTKRPILPHKMPPTCNWIHTVSKIPNPNYPECHRNIPNHPHSYNDRNPEYNYSHSEAQLLQDLLQKIGTGHKHPSLGVPMSVNTQNHLLAYPPNAANQLRQLQSAHVNNAVMPQAYTNHPNQVPQVQVQENITVRPRSNDTTQQVPQRHDMPHDIATAVQQISNSASNSNDNTNSADILNNSNPIATNENMKEKTDETRMIIENEGEKALSVDETSNTNMTKTPCHPVEKLPACNEITDEECHRSSSADTVKIDQIPNDSEDVLTELTNKINYVLSPTFRAQIEINLIKDFGKILQIMSNNFDEILEVLNRDQKMIMEKKEMLDKALTSIASYLELQNENPANVLRTKHSASQNVIKKKKNKKRRIKDADDDVDECNYSSDDSDSHDSDRSDGSDGNDNNNEGDTDSNNEDLDGKKGSLCNDNKHSEGKTSKTKDDKKITDGDGNSISKSDSNNRNEDTKRRGKKHPFVLPREYSPTNPRWTLIYQSAAQGTIELLPKTRIYVNASKLANYKRISSSYKEFASMVLTLIFSRSALSVCSWTGARANAFAVDKNDVRPGLDENARQVMLNYVERVGRKKNWGKYDEQSIVNSLRAKIQSVRKLNNKKLINKE; encoded by the coding sequence AAGAAAACAAACCCAAGACCAAACCAAAGATGAACACTCGAGATGAATTAACACAGTCCCTCAAACGCAAAGTATCAATAGAtagtagaaatagaaaaactgcTAGAATTGAAACAACTTCAGATGTACCTGAACCTACAGGTAATCTTTTAACGTCAGAAAACAAATCAGCATTTTGTAAGGATTTAGCTGGTATGAGGTCCAGATTACCAGAACTACTTATTACAAAGTCTCAAGTATTTGACCTAACTGGAAACGAAGAAGAAACCCCCTCTAATACTTCTCACGTCGAGCAAATGCTTTCACACCACTCAGAAACAGGAACTTCAAGTAAAGCAAATCATCGTAGAAAAAGTGCTCCAGAAACAGTTGATAGTACTATTACTTCGAGTTTAAATTCTTCATTGCAAGTCCTAAAAGAAACTCGTGATTCTGTAAATAATAGAAGAAATAGTACGTCCACTAGGCCTTCCAGCCAACCTGGTCAGCTTCCAACGAATACAACCAAAAATCCTCCTACCACAAGCTCTATGAAAAAACTGACTGATAAAGTAATTGAAGAAAGCATTTTAAGCAAAACTGAGGTCAATCGTccgttacaaaataatttaccagCTAAGACTAAAGAACGAAGAAGTTCGGTGAGAAAGTCTActgaattaaatacattaaataacacACGTCTTTTACAAGAGTTGATTATGAGTGGCGGCCTAAAAGATGTCGATAATGCATCTTTGCAAAATTGTTTAAAGTATGTACAGGAAATCGCACAAGAGACGCTCGTTGCTCCGTCAAGTACGCAAACAGGGCTAGTTGTTCCACAAGCTATGCAAGCTGCACAAGCTACTCCATCGGTAACGCAAGCTATGCAAGTTGCTCCACAAGCTGCACAAGCTAAACAAGATATGCAAACTACTCTTCAAGCTATTACACAAGTAGCTAATAAACAAGcacaaaaaattaataattctcCCGGAATTCCATACCCAATAACAGCAAATGCGCCCATTTTGTACCAAGATCCGCATGAACGACAAATAACAACTGAAATATCTACTGTATCCAAGATTATAGATTCAAATTATTCACAAACCAGGGCGCACAATGCATCTAATGTCCAAAATGTATCAAACCTCCAATATTTTCCTAACAATAATCAGATTTTTGGAATGTCTCAACAAAGACAAGCTGAGCAACAAATAGCAGCGAACGGAAATTATACTAATCAATTCAGCTCTTCTAGTAGTATAGTTAGTGGGAGGGTATCGGATGGATCCTATACAACATGTCGTCCGTCGAGACCAAAAAACAGTGTGCCATTGAACGCCCAAATGCCTAATTCACAGCAACATTATGCTGCTTTTGGGCCCAATATGCCTCAGATATCCAAAACGACTGGTCCTAAAAACCAAATGCCATCTAACACTAAAAGGCCTATTTTACCGCACAAAATGCCGCCGACATGCAACTGGATTCATACTGTGTCAAAAATACCGAATCCGAATTACCCGGAATGTCATAGAAATATTCCGAATCACCCGCACTCATATAACGATCGCAATCCAGAATATAATTACTCGCATTCTGAAGCGCAACTACTACAGGATTTGTTGCAAAAAATCGGAACAGGACACAAGCATCCGAGCTTAGGAGTTCCCATGTCAGTTAATACACAAAATCATCTGCTTGCGTATCCTCCAAATGCGGCTAATCAGTTAAGACAGTTGCAAAGTGCTCATGTAAACAACGCAGTAATGCCACAGGCTTATACAAACCATCCTAATCAAGTCCCACAAGTACAAGTACAAGAAAATATTACTGTGAGGCCTAGAAGCAATGATACTACACAACAGGTCCCTCAGAGACATGACATGCCGCACGATATTGCAACTGCAGTACAACAAATTTCCAACTCCGCAAGTAATTCTAACGATAATACTAATTCAgcagatattttaaataatagtaacCCAATCGCAACTAACGAAAATATGAAAGAGAAAACTGATGAAACAAGAATGATTATAGAGAATGAAGGAGAAAAAGCATTATCTGTAGACGAAACTTCTAATACTAATATGACGAAGACACCCTGCCATCCTGTTGAAAAACTACCAGCATGCAATGAAATCACAGATGAAGAGTGTCATAGAAGCAGTAGCGCAGATACAGTAAAAATAGATCAAATTCCTAATGATTCTGAAGATGTATTAACTgaactaacaaacaaaattaactatGTATTATCACCAACATTCCGGGCACAAATcgagattaatttaataaaagattttggTAAAATTTTACAGATAATGTCTAATAATTTCGACGAAATTCTTGAAGTACTAAATCGTGACCAAAAAATGATAATGGAGAAAAAGGAAATGCTTGACAAAGCTTTAACATCAATCGCTTCTTATTTAGAATTGCAAAACGAAAATCCCGCAAATGTATTAAGAACGAAACATTCGGCATCGCAAAATGTAATtaagaaaaagaagaataaaaaacGACGAATAAaagatgctgatgatgatgtcgACGAATGTAATTATAGTTCTGATGACAGCGATAGTCATGATAGTGATCGCAGTGATGGTTCTGATGGAAATGATAACAACAATGAAGGTGATACTGATTCTAACAATGAGGATTTAGATGGCAAAAAAGGTTCTCTCTGTAATGATAACAAACACTCTGAAGGTAAGACTAGTAAAACGAAAGATGACAAGAAGATTACTGACGGTGATGGTAATAGTATTTCCAAATCCGATTCTAACAATCGTAATGAAGACACAAAGAGGCGAGGCAAGAAGCATCCATTTGTGTTACCACGAGAATATTCGCCGACAAATCCGAGATGGACGTTGATATACCAAAGCGCCGCTCAGGGTACTATAGAACTTTTGCCAAAAACTCGTATTTACGTAAATGCTTCCAAATTGGCGAACTATAAAAGGATTTCGAGTAGTTATAAGGAATTTGCAAGTATGGTGCTGACGTTGATTTTCAGTCGAAGTGCTTTGAGTGTGTGTTCATGGACCGGGGCAAGAGCTAATGCTTTTGCAGTGGACAAAAATGATGTAAGGCCAGGTTTGGATGAGAATGCAAGACAGGTGATGTTGAATTACGTCGAAAGGGTAGGACGCAAAAAGAATTGGGGGAAGTACGACGAACAAAGTATTGTTAACTCTCTTCGCGCAAAGATTCAGTCTGTaaggaaattaaataataaaaagctcATAAACAAAGAGTAA